The genomic DNA GTCGACCGCGGCAGCAGCGCGAGCGCGACCAGGGCGACCACGAGGTACGCGGGCATGATCCGGACGAATCGCGACCGGTAGTACCGCCCCGTCCGCGGACCGTCGGACGACGACCACGCCGCGCGGGCGTGCGCGCGCCACAGCAGGAAACCGGACAGACCGAAGAAGACGGCCACCGCCATGTCGAAGCGGCCCCAGACGCGGCCCGCCACCGAATAGCCCACCTGACCAGTCTGGAAGGCGGTGTGAGTGATCATGACGGCGATCGCGGCGCAGGCGCGCATGCCCTCGAGTGCGGGCACGAAACCGGCCGCACCCGCAGGCTTTGCAGATGCGAACTCGCTGGTCCCGACGGTGCTCATCGTCCACCGAATCTACCCGCGATTCGGCCGCCGCCCGCGCGCGTGGCCCGTGCCACCCCCGCACCACCTGTAGGCTCGGGTACTTGTAAGGGAGCGCGACCGCGTGCCCCGACGGCGTGTGCGAACCACGCACGCGCTCCACAAGAGATGTGAGGAGACACTTCGATGGCGGTAGGCCGTAGCCGGCTGGCGCGCGTTATCGGTCCGATCCTGATCTTCTTGGGCGCGCTGCTGATCACGGCCGCGATCGCCGGACCGGCGTACGTGGCGGGCAAGCTGACGACGATCCCGCTGGACATCGACACCACCACGGTGGCGAAGTCCGAGAAGGTCGCGGACTCCCAGGCCGACGCCGAGTTCCCGGCGAAGTCGCTCGACATGTGCTCGATCGACAAGCCGAAGGCCGTGGTGAACGAGGTCTCGGTGACCACGCAGACCCGCACGCTGGTGACCACGCCGTCGGACAAGTCGACGATGACGGTGCAGTCGGGCAGTTCCATGGTCGTCCCGTCGATCAAGACCAAGGGCGAGCCGCGGCACCCCGAGCTCAGCGGCGCCGCGCTGGACAAGCGGCCCTGCGACGACGGCCTGGTGCAGGCGTGGCTGGACCGCGTCTCCCTGGACCGCGAGACGGGCAAGCCCACCGGGAAGACCTCGGAGGCCACCTACCAGCCGGGCGAGAGCACCCCGGCCGTGAAGATCGCCGACCGCAAGGGCCTGCAGTACCGCTTCCCGGCCGGCACCACCCAGGACGGTAAGTACGAGTTCTTCGACCTCGTCACCCGCAGCAACGTGGGCCTGAAGTTCGTCGAGGAGAAGGAGGTCAGCGGCACCAAGACGCTGCACTTCCAGGGCCAGCAGGACTGGGTGGACCTCTCCACCATCCGCGACGGCAACGACCCGACGCTGGGCACCGTGCTCACCATGCCCGCGAGCTGGTGGGGCATCGGCGGCGTCGACCCCAAGGACGACATCACGCTGAACCGCTGGGCGAAGACCGACGTCGACCTGTGGGTCGACCCGACCTCGGGCGTCATCGTCAACCAGTCGCTGCACTACACGCAGCAGTTCCGCCTGCCCGGCCAGGTGGCGCCGAACACGCCGAAGCCGGTCCGCGACTTCAAGCTCGACGTCTTCGACGCCAAGCAGACCTGGGTCGAGGCGACGGTCCGCTCGCAGGCGGAGGTCGCGAAGTCGGCGCAGAACAAGATCGCGGTCGCCAAGTACGTGGTGCCCGTCGCGGGCGGCGTGCTGGGCCTGATCGCGCTGGGTCTCGGCGTGTTCGCGCTGTTCCTGGGCCGGGGCGCCGCCACGGCGGGCGGCCCGGGCACCGGACGGTCCACCGGTGCCGCCGATGCGGCGCCGACGGTCCCGCTGGACGACGATCCGACCGGACCGGAGCAGGATCCGGCGACGGAGGCGTTCAGTGCCCAGCCGAGGCCGGACGAGTCGCAGACCGAGGCGATCGACTTCCGGAAGCGCGACGAGCGCTGACGGTCACGACCGCACCGACCACCATCACCGCCGCGAGCGCGCACAGCGCCGCGGCGGTGATCATTTCCGCGGGGGTGTGCGGCAGCGTGAGCAGGATCGCCGCCTCCACCGCGACGACGGCCCACGCGAACAGCGCCATCCGGGTGCGCTCGATGGCGATGGCGTAGAGCAGCAGGCCCTGCAGCAGCGCCAGCAGCGCGCCCTGCGCGGCGAACAGCCACAGCAGCCCCTGGACGGGCCGGTACTCCTCGCCGGCGAGCATGGTCGCGAGCGGGGCGCACACCGCCGCACCGGCGACGCAGGCGAGCCCCAGGGCCGTCAGCAGGCCCACGACGGTGCGCAGCGCGCCGCGGGCGCGGTCCGGCGTGGCGAGCTGCGGGTAGAAGACGACGCCGACGGCCTGCGGCAGCCAGAACGCGACCTTGGCGGCCACCGCCCCCAGGGCGTAGGTGCCGGCCGCGGCGGCGCCGAGCACCGGCCGCGAGAGCAGGAGGTCGAGCGAGGCGAACACGG from Tsukamurella paurometabola includes the following:
- a CDS encoding DUF3068 domain-containing protein — translated: MAVGRSRLARVIGPILIFLGALLITAAIAGPAYVAGKLTTIPLDIDTTTVAKSEKVADSQADAEFPAKSLDMCSIDKPKAVVNEVSVTTQTRTLVTTPSDKSTMTVQSGSSMVVPSIKTKGEPRHPELSGAALDKRPCDDGLVQAWLDRVSLDRETGKPTGKTSEATYQPGESTPAVKIADRKGLQYRFPAGTTQDGKYEFFDLVTRSNVGLKFVEEKEVSGTKTLHFQGQQDWVDLSTIRDGNDPTLGTVLTMPASWWGIGGVDPKDDITLNRWAKTDVDLWVDPTSGVIVNQSLHYTQQFRLPGQVAPNTPKPVRDFKLDVFDAKQTWVEATVRSQAEVAKSAQNKIAVAKYVVPVAGGVLGLIALGLGVFALFLGRGAATAGGPGTGRSTGAADAAPTVPLDDDPTGPEQDPATEAFSAQPRPDESQTEAIDFRKRDER